One Panicum virgatum strain AP13 chromosome 9K, P.virgatum_v5, whole genome shotgun sequence genomic region harbors:
- the LOC120648559 gene encoding transmembrane and coiled-coil domain-containing protein 4-like — protein sequence MASSTLGQTQRYAAGALLALALRQAQTHQTVLLGSHGLDDEPHPDEATAVEPDARDLWTHESRGLLRPVLRFLEIDPKAWPGVEKTAASSDPKHHIGAFLRKIFEDEDDDEKARSERSDQELALAKAVDAMAMGLECGIIESAAEALRSASCSSGDGDPASSARSKDHRKMAALYMLLSACVADVNMAEEGMGSPRVTKGYDARHRVALRLLATWLDVKWSKMEAVEIMVACSAMAAAKEEEQSRENSSPRSRWENWKRGGIIGAAALTGGTLMAISGGLAAPAIAAGFTALVPTLHTLVPIIGASGFAAIATAAGHTAGSVAVAASFGAAGAGLTGTKMATRIGNVKEFEFKAIGENHSQGRLAVGICISGFAFTEEDYSKPWEGWKTNLERYILQWESKHVIGVSTAIQDWLASRVALELMREGAMQTVLSGIISAFAWPATLVSAADFIDSKWAVAIDRSDKTGKMLADVLLNGLQGSRPVTLVGFSLGARVVFNCLQELAQLGNNEGIVERAVLIGAPVSVQGEMWESARKMVAGRFVNVYSTNDWILGITFRASLLTQGLAGIQAVQVPGVENVDVTELVFGHSSYRSLVQEILGHLELNSYFPVFHPCTPRAK from the exons ATGGCCTCGTCGACGCTGGGCCAGACGCAGCGGTACGCGGCGGGGGCGCTCCTGGCGCTCGCGCTCCGCCAGGCGCAGACCCACCAGACCGTCCTCCTCGGCTCCCACGGCCTCGACGACGAGCCCCACCCTGACGAGGCCACCGCCGTCGAACCCGACGCCCGCGACCTCTGGACCCACGAATcccgcggcctcctccgccccgtCCTCAG GTTTCTTGAGATCGACCCAAAGGCCTGGCCCGGGGTGGAGAAGACGGCCGCGTCCTCTGATCCCAAGCACCACATTGGCGCC TTTCTTCGAAAAATCTTCGAGGACgaagacgacgacgagaagGCCCGGTCCGAGAGATCCGACCAGGAGCTGGCGCTCGCCAAGGCCGTCGACGCCATGGCGATGGGCCTGGAGTGCGGCATCATCGAGTCGGCGGCCGAGGCACTCAGATCAGCGAGCTgcagctccggcgacggcgacccggCGTCGTCGGCGCGCAGCAAGGACCACCGGAAGATGGCGGCGCTGTACATGCTCCTCTCGGCGTGCGTCGCCGACGTGAACATGGCCGAGGAGGGCATGGGCTCCCCGCGCGTCACCAAGGGCTACGACGCCCGCCACCGCGTCGCGCTGCGGCTGCTCGCGACGTGGCTCGACGTCAAGTGGAGCAAGATG GAAGCTGTCGAGATAATGGTTGCTTGCTCTGCTATGGCTGCAGCGAAGGAGGAGGAACAGTCACGTGAGAATTCGTCGCCGAGAAGCAGATGGGAGAACTGGAAGCGCGGCGGGATCATCGGCGCAGCCGCGCTGACAGGAGGAACGTTGATGGCTATATCTGGGG GTTTAGCAGCCCCAGCAATTGCTGCAGGGTTCACTGCTCTAGTTCCAACATTGCATACACTTGTACCTATAATCGGAGCAAGTGGTTTTGCTGCTATAGCTACTGCTGCTGGGCACACTGCTGGTTCTGTAGCAGTCGCAGCATCGTTTGGAG CTGCTGGAGCTGGGTTGACTGGGACCAAAATGGCCACACGAATTGGGAATGTTAAAGAATTTGAGTTCAAGGCCATCGGCGAGAACCATAGCCAGGGT CGCCTAGCAGTTGGCATATGTATTTCTGGATTTGCTTTTACGGAGGAAGATTATTCGAAGCCATGGGAAGGATGGAAAACTAACTTAGAGAG GTACATTCTGCAGTGGGAGTCTAAGCATGTAATTGGCGTCAGCACAGCAATACAGGATTGGCTAGCCTCAA GAGTTGCATTGGAGTTGATGAGGGAAGGTGCAATGCAGACTGTGTTAAGTGGTATCATTTCAGCATTTGCATGGCCTGCTACCTTAGTTTCTGCTGCAGACTTCATCGACAGCAAATGGGCTGTCGCTATTGACAG GTCAGATAAAACTGGGAAAATGCTTGCTGATGTTCTGCTCAACGGATTGCAAGGAAGCAG GCCTGTCACTCTGGTCGGGTTTTCGCTAGGAGCTCGTGTTGTGTTCAATTGCTTGCAGGAGTTGGCGCAATTGGGAAATAACG AGGGAATCGTTGAGAGAGCTGTGCTCATAGGCGCACCAGTTTCAGTTCAAGGTGAGATGTGGGAGTCAGCCAGGAAG ATGGTTGCTGGCAGATTCGTGAACGTCTACTCCACAAACGACTGGATTCTCGGCATCACGTTTCGCGCCAG CCTGCTCACGCAAGGACTGGCCGGCATCCAGGCCGTCCAGGTCCCCGGAGTAGAAAAC GTTGATGTCACCGAGCTCGTCTTTGGGCACTCCTCCTACCGCTCGCTTGTCCAGGAAATTCTGGGCCACCTTGAGCTCAACAGCTACTTCCCAGTGTTCCATCCCTGCACGCCCAGGGCAAAATAG